In Salinigranum marinum, one DNA window encodes the following:
- a CDS encoding TATA-box-binding protein — translation MTDPKETINIENVVASTGIGQELDLQSVAMDLEGADYDPEQFPGLVYRTQNPKSAALIFRSGKIVCTGAKSTDAVHESLHIVFEKLRELEIKVDEDPEITVQNIVTSADLGVNLNLNAIAIGLGLENIEYEPEQFPGLVYRISDPSVVALLFGSGKLVITGGKHPSDAEEAVDNIVSRLDELGLLDG, via the coding sequence AGAACGTGGTCGCGTCGACGGGGATCGGGCAGGAACTCGACCTCCAGAGCGTCGCGATGGACCTCGAAGGCGCCGACTACGACCCCGAGCAGTTTCCCGGCCTCGTCTATCGGACCCAGAACCCGAAGTCCGCCGCGCTCATCTTCCGCTCGGGCAAGATCGTCTGCACCGGGGCCAAGAGCACCGACGCCGTCCACGAGAGCCTCCACATCGTCTTCGAGAAGCTCCGCGAACTCGAGATCAAGGTCGACGAGGACCCCGAGATCACCGTCCAGAACATCGTCACCTCCGCCGACCTCGGCGTGAACCTCAACCTCAACGCCATCGCCATCGGCCTCGGGTTGGAGAACATCGAGTACGAACCCGAACAGTTCCCCGGGCTCGTCTACCGCATCTCCGATCCGAGCGTCGTCGCGCTGCTGTTCGGCTCCGGCAAACTCGTCATCACCGGCGGGAAACACCCCTCCGACGCCGAGGAGGCGGTCGACAACATCGTCTCGCGGCTCGACGAACTCGGGCTCCTCGACGGCTGA
- a CDS encoding DUF7473 family protein: MVVLQNVPSGSAAQVAGTFALFALFFTVTAHIAARNVLGDVEVKKALAVGPVVPAISFVFVALQWPAALAVPLALAADFGVFRYLYRASTRVTAYLTLIHVVVSIILGVVVFGLLALIQSAP; the protein is encoded by the coding sequence ATGGTCGTCCTCCAGAACGTGCCGTCGGGGAGCGCGGCGCAGGTGGCCGGCACCTTCGCGCTCTTCGCACTCTTCTTCACCGTGACGGCGCACATCGCCGCGCGTAACGTCCTCGGCGACGTTGAGGTGAAGAAAGCCCTCGCCGTCGGACCGGTCGTCCCGGCGATCAGCTTCGTCTTCGTCGCCCTCCAGTGGCCCGCCGCGCTCGCGGTCCCGCTCGCGCTCGCGGCCGACTTCGGCGTCTTCCGCTACCTCTACCGCGCGTCGACCCGGGTCACGGCGTACCTCACGCTCATCCACGTCGTCGTGAGCATCATCCTCGGCGTCGTCGTCTTCGGCCTGCTCGCTCTCATCCAGAGCGCGCCGTGA